In the genome of Lysobacter sp. 5GHs7-4, the window CAGCGAGCAGTTGCAAAAGCTCGAGGCGGTGGCCGGGGCGCCGCTGCTGCTGCGCTCGCGCACCGGCGTGCGCACCACGCCGGCCGGCGAGCGCCTGCTGGCGCACGCGCGGCAGCTGCTGGCGATCGGCGAGCTGGCATTGCGCGACGTGCGCCAGACCGCGCCGGCCACCACCGTGCGCCTGGCGATCAGCGACTATTTCCGCCCGTCGGAGGTGTCGGCGCTGCTGCGGCACATGGCGCGCGCCAGCCCGCAGCTGCGCCTGCAGGTGACGATGGCGCAGAGCGCGGCCATCGCCGAAGGCCATGCGCGCCGCGACTACGACCTGGCGCTGGTGATGGAGCTCAAGCCCGGCCGCGCGGGCTCGCGCCCGCTGTGGCGCGAGGCCTTGTCCTGGGTGGCGGCGCCGCATTTCCACGCCCGCTCCGGCGATCCGCTGCCGCTGGTGCTGCTGCCCGACAGTTGCGCGGTGCATCGCCATGCCGTGCGCGCGCTCGGCCAGCGCGGCATCGCTTACAGCGTCGCCCACACCTGCAGCGGCGTGGCCGGCCTGCAGGCCGCGATCGCGGCGGGATTGGGCGTGGGCTGCCTCAACGCGTCGGCGGTCGCCGACGGGTTGGCGCCGGCGTCGCGTGCGCTGCGTCTGCCGCCCTTGCCTGCGGTTGCGTTCCGCTTGCTGACGCCGCCGCGCGGCGCACCCGCGGCCCTGATCGAGGCCGAAGCGGTGCTGCGCGCTCACTTCCGCTGAGGCGCCGCCATCGGCGATGCCGGGGTGCGGCGATTTGCCGCATCGGCGGCGCGGCAGACGCTGACTAGCATGTCCGGCCTCTCCGTCGCTGGAACGCCGCCGCATGCCCGTCGTCACCGCCCGCCTCGCCCTGCTCTCCATCGCGATCGGCCTGGCCCTGCCGCTGCATGCGCAAGACGGCGGCGGCGACGCACAGACCTTGCCGCGGATCGAGGTGCACGGCGTCGCCCAGCGTCCGGACACGGTCGACGATATCGAGCGCGCCAAACGCCGCCTCGACGAACGGCCCGGCGCGACCGCGCTGGTCGACGCGCAGCGCTACCGCGAAGGACGCGCCGGCACGCTCGCCGACGCGCTGTCGTTCGCGCCGGGCGTGTTCGTGCAGCCGCGCTTCGGCGCCGACGAGGCGCGGCTGTCGATCCGCGGCTCGGGCCTGCAACGCACTTTCCACGGCCGCGGCCTGGAGTTGCTGCAGGACGGCAGCCCGCTCAACCTGGCCGACGGCGGCTACGACTTCCAGGCCGTGGAACCGCTGTCGGCGCGCTACATCGAGGTCTACCGCGGCGCCAACGCGCTGGAGTACGGCGCCGCCACCCTCGGCGGCGCGATCAACTTCGTCTCGCCCACCGGTTACGACGCCGCGCCGCTGACGCTGCGCGCCGAAACCGGCAGCGACGGTTACCGCCGCGGCCAGGTCGCGCTGGCCGGCGTGTCCGGCCGCGCCGACGGCATGCTCAGCCTCAGCGGCGGCCGTCAGGACGGTTATCGCGACCACGCCCAGCAAGAAAACTACCGGCTGTTCGGCAACGCGGGTTGGCGCTTCAACGAGCGACTCGACGCACGCCTCTACCTCACCCACATCGACACCCGCTCGCAGTTGCCCGGCAACCTGACCCTGGACGAGGCGCGTCGCGACCCACGCCTGGCCGCTCCCGGCAACCTCGCCCTGGACCAGCGCCGCGACTACCGCCTCGATCGCCTGGGCGCGCGCCTGGCCTGGACGCCGTCGCCGGGGCGCAGCCTGACCGTGTCGGCCTACTACGCCGACAAGGCGCTGGACCATCCGATCTTCCAGGTGCTGCGCCAACGCTCGCAGGACTACGGCCTGGACCTGCGCTGGCGCGCCGAGGGTACGCTCGCCGGACACCGCAACCTGTTCGTCGCCGGCCTGGGCTGGGCGCGGGGCGACACCGACGACGATCGCTACTTCAATCTCGGCGGACACGCGGGCGCGCGCAGCAACCGTTTCGATCAGCGCGCCCGCAACCGTCGGCTGTACCTGGAAAACCAGACCTGGCTGGACCCGCGCTGGGTGCTCGCGCTGGGCGCGCAGGCGATCGATGCGCAACGCCGCTCGCGCGACCGCTACATCACCGGCGGCCGCGACGAGAGCTTCGACGCCGACTACGAAGGCATCAGCCCCAAGCTGGGCCTGCGCTATCTGATCGACGAGCGAGCACAGATCTACGCCAACCTCAGCCGCAGCCTGGAGCCGCCGAGCTTCGGCGAACTCACCGGCGGCCCGGGCGTGAGTCAGGTGGACCGCCAACGCGCGACCTCGGCCGAACTCGGCCTGCGCCTGCAACGCGAGACGCTGTCGCTGGACGCGTCCCTGTACCGCGCACGCATCGACGGCGAGCTGCTGGCGCTCAACGATGCCGACGGCAACCCTTTGGGCACGGTCAACGCCGACCGCAGCTTGCACCAGGGCCTGGAGCTGGGCCTGGGCTGGCGCATGGCGCCGGCCTGGCGGCTGTCGGCCAACTACCTCTACAACGATTTCCGCTTCGACCACGACGCGGTCTATGGCGATAAGCGCCTGGCCGGCGTTCCGCGCCAGCAGCTGCGCGCGCAGCTGCGCTGGACGGCGCACGAGCGCGTCTATCTGGAACCGAACCTGGAATGGGTGCCGCGCGGCGGCTACATCGATCACGCCAACAGCGTGCGCGCGCCGGGCTACACCTTGCTGGGCCTGCGTCTGGGCGGACAGATCGACGAGGCCTGGCGCTGGTTTCTGGACGCCCGCAACCTGCAGGACCGGCGCTGGATCGCCAGCGCCAACGTGATCGCCGACGCGCGCGGCCTGGACGGGCGCAACTACCTGCCCGGCGACGGCCGCTCGTTCTACGTCGGCCTGGAATGGCGCCCGCAGTGAGGCGCCGCAACCCTAGACCGAGGAACACTCGCATGCACGCATTGCTCGCTTTCGTCGGCGCCTGGCTGATTCTGTGGGGCGCTTTTCTTTCGCTGCTGATCGCACGCGGCCACGACCGCGCCGCCCAGTCCATGACCCTGCTGGACCGCATCGAGGTGGCGCTGTGAGCCGCTGGCGCACGCCGCTGGCGGCGGTGCTGGCCGCCTGCCTGCTCGCCGGCTGGGCCGGCGACGAGGGCCAGGCGGTGGGCACGCTGCGCGTCGCCGACGCGTGGTCGCGCGAAACGCCGCCCGGCGCGGGCGTGGC includes:
- a CDS encoding LysR substrate-binding domain-containing protein; its protein translation is MRNLDLEQLRSFVAVVDARSISGGAGVVYRSQSAISEQLQKLEAVAGAPLLLRSRTGVRTTPAGERLLAHARQLLAIGELALRDVRQTAPATTVRLAISDYFRPSEVSALLRHMARASPQLRLQVTMAQSAAIAEGHARRDYDLALVMELKPGRAGSRPLWREALSWVAAPHFHARSGDPLPLVLLPDSCAVHRHAVRALGQRGIAYSVAHTCSGVAGLQAAIAAGLGVGCLNASAVADGLAPASRALRLPPLPAVAFRLLTPPRGAPAALIEAEAVLRAHFR
- a CDS encoding TonB-dependent receptor, producing the protein MPVVTARLALLSIAIGLALPLHAQDGGGDAQTLPRIEVHGVAQRPDTVDDIERAKRRLDERPGATALVDAQRYREGRAGTLADALSFAPGVFVQPRFGADEARLSIRGSGLQRTFHGRGLELLQDGSPLNLADGGYDFQAVEPLSARYIEVYRGANALEYGAATLGGAINFVSPTGYDAAPLTLRAETGSDGYRRGQVALAGVSGRADGMLSLSGGRQDGYRDHAQQENYRLFGNAGWRFNERLDARLYLTHIDTRSQLPGNLTLDEARRDPRLAAPGNLALDQRRDYRLDRLGARLAWTPSPGRSLTVSAYYADKALDHPIFQVLRQRSQDYGLDLRWRAEGTLAGHRNLFVAGLGWARGDTDDDRYFNLGGHAGARSNRFDQRARNRRLYLENQTWLDPRWVLALGAQAIDAQRRSRDRYITGGRDESFDADYEGISPKLGLRYLIDERAQIYANLSRSLEPPSFGELTGGPGVSQVDRQRATSAELGLRLQRETLSLDASLYRARIDGELLALNDADGNPLGTVNADRSLHQGLELGLGWRMAPAWRLSANYLYNDFRFDHDAVYGDKRLAGVPRQQLRAQLRWTAHERVYLEPNLEWVPRGGYIDHANSVRAPGYTLLGLRLGGQIDEAWRWFLDARNLQDRRWIASANVIADARGLDGRNYLPGDGRSFYVGLEWRPQ